One window of the Hoplias malabaricus isolate fHopMal1 chromosome Y, fHopMal1.hap1, whole genome shotgun sequence genome contains the following:
- the LOC136678960 gene encoding uveal autoantigen with coiled-coil domains and ankyrin repeats-like isoform X3, whose protein sequence is MKSLKYRLKKHEVTITNTDWNKYDDRLMKAVERGEVEKVASVLSKKGIIPTKLDVEGRSAFHLAATRGHLDCLNLILSHGVDITATDATGKNALHLAARNGQSLCVQKLLQHSCPVGNVDLQGRTALHDAVMAGCSSSVKLLCDSGASVNASDFDGRTPLVLATQMCHPRICQLLLERGADIRVKDKQNKTALVLGCEYACKDAVEVLLKNGADVTAVDGFGHDSYHYARLSKNQELISLVKSYLDSATKAKEALRMEQKKRQLSVDTASETSSNRDQIIHDLEKQNESQQETLRKYHQDQRALLDKINMLQQQLSQEKSMVEDVHKEREQLKLLLSAKEKEEGARATETVKVQLRSQLGDYAGKENVLVRQSRSVDSAQILQPPVPSRSVSRPLELSPPVTGTTNEMDILRQELISTRKKHEAAQEEAGYLQAALTQKTHECEELIKNREVAKREADRQIQELEGALGDVQKRMLDSEAKVKQLQAHVVAVKEHLGNQMVDDLKTQLGDVKAKYEGASAEVGRVRNHLKHSEKALEEYKKSEGLLAQEVERLAAELNVLKEERAQMAETLIETEAQVKEAEVRLTAVVPVEKFDNMKNLLTNAVDEKERQLAELREDYDRVLEEVAELHREKGGQDTILLQEHERVRTTLEEQCAVLKKKLADVTSKCQSLICEVEEGEDERELLRKDLQELTQNLQTKFISIDSHEKMRSALELALEELKDQLEETEERLKTIREEKVSLSENMNNLKSTHMPREIYESEVAVLSSRSTEMEKDLESLQRKFQEKVKELEVVASENVTLKRSMEGEFVKKDVHEQVRLELGEALARAKAEIAKLEEDGRVKEEELRKVKEGSAKLKEEFENVQKKLKQDYISLAEHEAVTGKLTSALAGAQKRADEASTKYQSAQEDNTKLHKEIEAQKKELDAIQDAIHSKFVPLTTAEEKEKSFNATLKDLKEKLVDVQVRYESAKADLECQRQEKEAMKLEISSVQQKLEANVVSSEKHREVEDDYKSQVETLSLKLVEMEQQYMEVTVQRAELEEQNALCTAEIQNLQRRLESEFVQMEQFETLQCSLGSSLQEAQAECDRLREVYNLEVQHVQELERELQGRSNDSQLLQTLEREVTDLRLALREEEETSAQRAEDVATLQTELLRATHALDDLRSHEGQVAELRAEKQRLEEEVTELSDRLLGLEDQCEDLYKELTQAREGESRARTETENLQAKSISIEKEIRELKERYDNSLVTIGDLQRRIQTSSEQTEAKDKRITELLADVERLKQALNGLSQLAYTGNTPNKRHTQHIDTLQAQVKSLQQQLADAERQHREVVSIYRTHLLSAAQGHMDEDVQAALLQIIRMRQQFVC, encoded by the exons tTTCCATCTTGCAGCCACCAGAGGACACCTGGACTGCCTTAACCTCATCCTCAGCCATGGTGTTGATATCACAGCCACAGATGCCACAG GGAAAAATGCCTTGCACCTGGCAGCCCGAAATGGACAGTCATTGTGTGTCCAGAAACTACTGCAG CACAGCTGTCCAGTTGGAAATGTGGACCTGCAGGGGAGAACAGCACTTCATGATGCAG TCATGGCAGGCTGCTCCTCCAGTGTTAAACTATTGTGTGACAGTGGGGCTTCTGTCAATGCCAGTGACTTT gaTGGACGAACTCCTTTGGTGCTGGCCACTCAGATGTGTCATCCCCGTATTTGTCAGCTCCTGCTCGAGCGAGGAGCTGACATCAGAGTGAAAGACAAACAGAACAA AACTGCATTGGTCCTGGGCTGTGAGTATGCTTGTAAGGATGCTGTGGAGGTTTTGCTAAAGAATGGTGCTGATGTCACTGCTGTGGATGGCTTTGGTCATGACAGTTATCACTACGCCCGGCTCAGCAAAAACCAGGAGCTTATCAGCCTCGTCAAGAGCTACTTGgacagtgctacaaaag CAAAGGAGGCATTGAGGATGgaacagaaaaagagacag CTGTCTGTGGATACTGCCTCTGAGACATCATCTAATAGGGATCAGATCATTCAC GACTTGGAGAAACAGAATGAAAGCCAACAGGAAACTCTAAGGAAATATCATCAGGATCAAAGGGCTCTGTTGGACAAAATTAACATGCTGCAACAGCAACTTAGTCAG GAAAAATCAATGGTGGAGGACGTTCACAAAGAG AGGGAACAACTGAAGCTCCTGCTGTCAGCCAAAGAGAAGGAAGAAGGAGCCAGGGCTACAGAGACCGTGAAGGTTCAGCTCCGGAGCCAACTG GGAGATTACGCAG GGAAGGAGAATGTTCTCGTCAGGCAGTCTCGTAGTGTGGATTCTGCTCAG ATTTTACAGCCCCCGGTTCCCTCACGTTCCGTATCTCGGCCGTTGGAGCTCTCTCCCCCGGTGACTGGGACCACTAACGAGATGGACATTCTACGGCAAGAACTGATCTCTACCCGTAAGAAGCATGAGGCAGCCCAAGAAGAGGCGGGCTACCTGCAGGCAGCACTGACTCAGAAGACCCATGAATGTGAGGAACTGATCAAAAACCGTGAGGTGGCCAAACGTGAGGCGGACCGGCAAATTCAGGAATTGGAGGGGGCACTGGGAGATGTACAGAAGAGAATGCTGGACTCTGAAGCCAAGGTCAAACAGCTACAGGCCCATGTGGTGGCTGTGAAGGAACACCTAGGCAATCAGATGGTGGATGACCTTAAAACTCAGCTTGGCGACGTCAAGGCCAAATATGAGGGCGCTTCAGCTGAGGTTGGCCGAGTTAGGAACCATCTAAAGCATAGCGAGAAAGCTTTAGAGGAGTACAAGAAGAGTGAGGGTCTTCTGGCCCAGGAGGTCGAGAGACTGGCTGCTGAACTGAACGTGTTGAAAGAAGAGCGGGCACAGATGGCTGAAACTTTGATAGAAACTGAGGCTCAAGTTAAAGAAGCAGAAGTTCGTCTGACGGCCGTGGTTCCTGTAGAGAAATTTGACAACATGAAGAACCTGCTGACCAACGCTGTGgatgagaaagaaagacaacTGGCCGAGCTGAGGGAGGACTATGACCGCGTGCTGGAGGAGGTAGCGGAGCTTCACAGGGAGAAAGGAGGTCAGGACACCATCCTGCTTCAGGAGCACGAGAGGGTCAGGACCACTCTGGAGGAACAGTGTGCTGTCTTGAAGAAGAAGTTGGCTGACGTCACTTCCAAGTGCCAGTCCCTGATCTGTGAGGTCGAAGAGGGCGAGGACGAGCGAGAGTTACTCCGGAAAGACCTACAAGAGCTCACCCAAAATCTCCAAACCAAGTTCATTTCCATTGACTCTCATGAAAAAATGAGGAGTGCGCTGGAACTTGCACTGGAGGAGCTGAAGGATCAACTAGAGGAGACGGAGGAGCGTCTAAAAACGATCCGGGAGGagaaggtctctctctctgagaacatGAACAACCTAAAGAGCACTCACATGCCCCGTGAAATATATGAAAGCGAAGTTGCTGTGCTGTCTTCCCGCAGCACAGAAATGGAGAAAGACCTAGAGAGTCTCCAGAGGAAGTTTCAGGAAAAAGTGAAGGAGCTGGAGGTCGTGGCATCTGAGAACGTGACACTGAAACGGAGCATGGAAGGAGAGTTTGTTAAAAAGGACGTGCATGAACAAGTTCGTTTGGAATTGGGCGAAGCTTTGGCAAGAGCCAAGGCTGAAATTGCCAAGTTGGAGGAAGATGGAAGAGTCAAAGAAGAAGAGCTGAGAAAGGTGAAAGAAGGAAGCGCTAAGTTGAAGGAGGAGTTTGAGAATGTGCAGAAGAAATTAAAGCAGGACTATATCAGCCTCGCTGAACATGAGGCAGTGACGGGCAAGCTGACATCTGCGTTAGCTGGGGCCCAAAAGAGAGCCGATGAAGCCTCCACCAAATATCAGTCTGCTCAAGAAGACAACACGAAACTTCATAAAGAAATTGAAGCCCAGAAGAAAGAGCTAGACGCTATTCAGGATGCCATTCATTCCAAGTTTGTGCCACTGACCACTgcggaggagaaggagaagtcTTTTAATGCTACTTTGAAGGACCTAAAAGAGAAACTCGTTGACGTGCAGGTAAGGTACGAGAGTGCTAAGGCCGACTTGGAATGTCAGAGACAGGAGAAGGAGGCAATGAAATTAGAGATTTCTTCTGTACAGCAGAAGCTGGAGGCTAACGTTGTGTCCAGTGAGAAACACAGGGAGGTGGAGGATGACTATAAAAGCCAGGTGGAAACATTGAGTCTGAAGTTGGTGGAGATGGAGCAGCAGTACATGGAAGTGACTGTACAGAGAGCGGAGCTGGAAGAACAGAATGCACTGTGCACAGCGGAAATCCAAAATCTCCAGCGCCGACTGGAGAGCGAGTTTGTTCAGATGGAGCAGTTTGAGACCTTGCAGTGCTCTTTGGGCTCCAGCTTGCAGGAGGCACAGGCTGAGTGTGATCGGCTCCGGGAAGTCTATAATCTGGAGGTCCAACACGTCCAAGAGTTGGAGAGAGAGCTGCAAGGTCGCAGTAATGATAGTCAGTTATTACAGACCTTGGAGAGGGAGGTGACTGATCTCCGGCTGGCcctgagggaggaggaggagaccaGTGCACAGAGGGCTGAGGACGTGGCCACCCTGCAAACAGAGCTTCTCAGAGCAACGCACGCCTTGGATGACCTCCGCAGCCATGAAGGACAGGTGGCTGAACTACGGGCAGAAAAGCAAAGACTGGAGGAGGAGGTGACTGAGCTCAGCGATCGGCTCTTGGGCCTGGAGGATCAATGTGAGGATCTCTACAAAGAGCTGACTCAGGCCCGAGAGGGTGAGAGCAGGGCACGGACAGAGACGGAGAACCTCCAGGCCAAGAGCATTTCAATTGAGAAAGAGATTCGAGAGCTAAAGGAGAGGTATGACAACTCTCTCGTTACCATCGGAGACCTACAGAGGAGGATTCAGACGTCCTCAGAACAGACTGAGGCCAAAGACAAAAGG aTCACAGAACTGTTGGCTGATGTGGAGAGACTAAAGCAGGCCCTGAATGGCCTGTCCCAGCTGGCATACACTGGCAACACGCCCAAcaaaagacacacacaacacattgaCACACTCCAGGCACAGGTCAAGAGTCTCCAGCAGCAGCTGGCT GATGCTGAGAGGCAACATAGAGAGGTGGTTTCAATTTATCGAACTCATCTTCTAAGTGCTGCACAG ggtCACATGGATGAAGACGTCCAAGCAGCCTTGCTGCAGATTATCCGAATGAGGCAGCAGTTTGTGTGCTAA
- the LOC136678960 gene encoding uveal autoantigen with coiled-coil domains and ankyrin repeats-like isoform X1: protein MKSLKYRLKKHEVTITNTDWNKYDDRLMKAVERGEVEKVASVLSKKGIIPTKLDVEGRSAFHLAATRGHLDCLNLILSHGVDITATDATGKNALHLAARNGQSLCVQKLLQHSCPVGNVDLQGRTALHDAVMAGCSSSVKLLCDSGASVNASDFDGRTPLVLATQMCHPRICQLLLERGADIRVKDKQNKTALVLGCEYACKDAVEVLLKNGADVTAVDGFGHDSYHYARLSKNQELISLVKSYLDSATKAKEALRMEQKKRQLSVDTASETSSNRDQIIHDLEKQNESQQETLRKYHQDQRALLDKINMLQQQLSQEKSMVEDVHKEREQLKLLLSAKEKEEGARATETVKVQLRSQLGDYAGQSVIKGKENVLVRQSRSVDSAQILQPPVPSRSVSRPLELSPPVTGTTNEMDILRQELISTRKKHEAAQEEAGYLQAALTQKTHECEELIKNREVAKREADRQIQELEGALGDVQKRMLDSEAKVKQLQAHVVAVKEHLGNQMVDDLKTQLGDVKAKYEGASAEVGRVRNHLKHSEKALEEYKKSEGLLAQEVERLAAELNVLKEERAQMAETLIETEAQVKEAEVRLTAVVPVEKFDNMKNLLTNAVDEKERQLAELREDYDRVLEEVAELHREKGGQDTILLQEHERVRTTLEEQCAVLKKKLADVTSKCQSLICEVEEGEDERELLRKDLQELTQNLQTKFISIDSHEKMRSALELALEELKDQLEETEERLKTIREEKVSLSENMNNLKSTHMPREIYESEVAVLSSRSTEMEKDLESLQRKFQEKVKELEVVASENVTLKRSMEGEFVKKDVHEQVRLELGEALARAKAEIAKLEEDGRVKEEELRKVKEGSAKLKEEFENVQKKLKQDYISLAEHEAVTGKLTSALAGAQKRADEASTKYQSAQEDNTKLHKEIEAQKKELDAIQDAIHSKFVPLTTAEEKEKSFNATLKDLKEKLVDVQVRYESAKADLECQRQEKEAMKLEISSVQQKLEANVVSSEKHREVEDDYKSQVETLSLKLVEMEQQYMEVTVQRAELEEQNALCTAEIQNLQRRLESEFVQMEQFETLQCSLGSSLQEAQAECDRLREVYNLEVQHVQELERELQGRSNDSQLLQTLEREVTDLRLALREEEETSAQRAEDVATLQTELLRATHALDDLRSHEGQVAELRAEKQRLEEEVTELSDRLLGLEDQCEDLYKELTQAREGESRARTETENLQAKSISIEKEIRELKERYDNSLVTIGDLQRRIQTSSEQTEAKDKRITELLADVERLKQALNGLSQLAYTGNTPNKRHTQHIDTLQAQVKSLQQQLADAERQHREVVSIYRTHLLSAAQGHMDEDVQAALLQIIRMRQQFVC, encoded by the exons tTTCCATCTTGCAGCCACCAGAGGACACCTGGACTGCCTTAACCTCATCCTCAGCCATGGTGTTGATATCACAGCCACAGATGCCACAG GGAAAAATGCCTTGCACCTGGCAGCCCGAAATGGACAGTCATTGTGTGTCCAGAAACTACTGCAG CACAGCTGTCCAGTTGGAAATGTGGACCTGCAGGGGAGAACAGCACTTCATGATGCAG TCATGGCAGGCTGCTCCTCCAGTGTTAAACTATTGTGTGACAGTGGGGCTTCTGTCAATGCCAGTGACTTT gaTGGACGAACTCCTTTGGTGCTGGCCACTCAGATGTGTCATCCCCGTATTTGTCAGCTCCTGCTCGAGCGAGGAGCTGACATCAGAGTGAAAGACAAACAGAACAA AACTGCATTGGTCCTGGGCTGTGAGTATGCTTGTAAGGATGCTGTGGAGGTTTTGCTAAAGAATGGTGCTGATGTCACTGCTGTGGATGGCTTTGGTCATGACAGTTATCACTACGCCCGGCTCAGCAAAAACCAGGAGCTTATCAGCCTCGTCAAGAGCTACTTGgacagtgctacaaaag CAAAGGAGGCATTGAGGATGgaacagaaaaagagacag CTGTCTGTGGATACTGCCTCTGAGACATCATCTAATAGGGATCAGATCATTCAC GACTTGGAGAAACAGAATGAAAGCCAACAGGAAACTCTAAGGAAATATCATCAGGATCAAAGGGCTCTGTTGGACAAAATTAACATGCTGCAACAGCAACTTAGTCAG GAAAAATCAATGGTGGAGGACGTTCACAAAGAG AGGGAACAACTGAAGCTCCTGCTGTCAGCCAAAGAGAAGGAAGAAGGAGCCAGGGCTACAGAGACCGTGAAGGTTCAGCTCCGGAGCCAACTG GGAGATTACGCAGGTCAGTCTGTGATTAAAG GGAAGGAGAATGTTCTCGTCAGGCAGTCTCGTAGTGTGGATTCTGCTCAG ATTTTACAGCCCCCGGTTCCCTCACGTTCCGTATCTCGGCCGTTGGAGCTCTCTCCCCCGGTGACTGGGACCACTAACGAGATGGACATTCTACGGCAAGAACTGATCTCTACCCGTAAGAAGCATGAGGCAGCCCAAGAAGAGGCGGGCTACCTGCAGGCAGCACTGACTCAGAAGACCCATGAATGTGAGGAACTGATCAAAAACCGTGAGGTGGCCAAACGTGAGGCGGACCGGCAAATTCAGGAATTGGAGGGGGCACTGGGAGATGTACAGAAGAGAATGCTGGACTCTGAAGCCAAGGTCAAACAGCTACAGGCCCATGTGGTGGCTGTGAAGGAACACCTAGGCAATCAGATGGTGGATGACCTTAAAACTCAGCTTGGCGACGTCAAGGCCAAATATGAGGGCGCTTCAGCTGAGGTTGGCCGAGTTAGGAACCATCTAAAGCATAGCGAGAAAGCTTTAGAGGAGTACAAGAAGAGTGAGGGTCTTCTGGCCCAGGAGGTCGAGAGACTGGCTGCTGAACTGAACGTGTTGAAAGAAGAGCGGGCACAGATGGCTGAAACTTTGATAGAAACTGAGGCTCAAGTTAAAGAAGCAGAAGTTCGTCTGACGGCCGTGGTTCCTGTAGAGAAATTTGACAACATGAAGAACCTGCTGACCAACGCTGTGgatgagaaagaaagacaacTGGCCGAGCTGAGGGAGGACTATGACCGCGTGCTGGAGGAGGTAGCGGAGCTTCACAGGGAGAAAGGAGGTCAGGACACCATCCTGCTTCAGGAGCACGAGAGGGTCAGGACCACTCTGGAGGAACAGTGTGCTGTCTTGAAGAAGAAGTTGGCTGACGTCACTTCCAAGTGCCAGTCCCTGATCTGTGAGGTCGAAGAGGGCGAGGACGAGCGAGAGTTACTCCGGAAAGACCTACAAGAGCTCACCCAAAATCTCCAAACCAAGTTCATTTCCATTGACTCTCATGAAAAAATGAGGAGTGCGCTGGAACTTGCACTGGAGGAGCTGAAGGATCAACTAGAGGAGACGGAGGAGCGTCTAAAAACGATCCGGGAGGagaaggtctctctctctgagaacatGAACAACCTAAAGAGCACTCACATGCCCCGTGAAATATATGAAAGCGAAGTTGCTGTGCTGTCTTCCCGCAGCACAGAAATGGAGAAAGACCTAGAGAGTCTCCAGAGGAAGTTTCAGGAAAAAGTGAAGGAGCTGGAGGTCGTGGCATCTGAGAACGTGACACTGAAACGGAGCATGGAAGGAGAGTTTGTTAAAAAGGACGTGCATGAACAAGTTCGTTTGGAATTGGGCGAAGCTTTGGCAAGAGCCAAGGCTGAAATTGCCAAGTTGGAGGAAGATGGAAGAGTCAAAGAAGAAGAGCTGAGAAAGGTGAAAGAAGGAAGCGCTAAGTTGAAGGAGGAGTTTGAGAATGTGCAGAAGAAATTAAAGCAGGACTATATCAGCCTCGCTGAACATGAGGCAGTGACGGGCAAGCTGACATCTGCGTTAGCTGGGGCCCAAAAGAGAGCCGATGAAGCCTCCACCAAATATCAGTCTGCTCAAGAAGACAACACGAAACTTCATAAAGAAATTGAAGCCCAGAAGAAAGAGCTAGACGCTATTCAGGATGCCATTCATTCCAAGTTTGTGCCACTGACCACTgcggaggagaaggagaagtcTTTTAATGCTACTTTGAAGGACCTAAAAGAGAAACTCGTTGACGTGCAGGTAAGGTACGAGAGTGCTAAGGCCGACTTGGAATGTCAGAGACAGGAGAAGGAGGCAATGAAATTAGAGATTTCTTCTGTACAGCAGAAGCTGGAGGCTAACGTTGTGTCCAGTGAGAAACACAGGGAGGTGGAGGATGACTATAAAAGCCAGGTGGAAACATTGAGTCTGAAGTTGGTGGAGATGGAGCAGCAGTACATGGAAGTGACTGTACAGAGAGCGGAGCTGGAAGAACAGAATGCACTGTGCACAGCGGAAATCCAAAATCTCCAGCGCCGACTGGAGAGCGAGTTTGTTCAGATGGAGCAGTTTGAGACCTTGCAGTGCTCTTTGGGCTCCAGCTTGCAGGAGGCACAGGCTGAGTGTGATCGGCTCCGGGAAGTCTATAATCTGGAGGTCCAACACGTCCAAGAGTTGGAGAGAGAGCTGCAAGGTCGCAGTAATGATAGTCAGTTATTACAGACCTTGGAGAGGGAGGTGACTGATCTCCGGCTGGCcctgagggaggaggaggagaccaGTGCACAGAGGGCTGAGGACGTGGCCACCCTGCAAACAGAGCTTCTCAGAGCAACGCACGCCTTGGATGACCTCCGCAGCCATGAAGGACAGGTGGCTGAACTACGGGCAGAAAAGCAAAGACTGGAGGAGGAGGTGACTGAGCTCAGCGATCGGCTCTTGGGCCTGGAGGATCAATGTGAGGATCTCTACAAAGAGCTGACTCAGGCCCGAGAGGGTGAGAGCAGGGCACGGACAGAGACGGAGAACCTCCAGGCCAAGAGCATTTCAATTGAGAAAGAGATTCGAGAGCTAAAGGAGAGGTATGACAACTCTCTCGTTACCATCGGAGACCTACAGAGGAGGATTCAGACGTCCTCAGAACAGACTGAGGCCAAAGACAAAAGG aTCACAGAACTGTTGGCTGATGTGGAGAGACTAAAGCAGGCCCTGAATGGCCTGTCCCAGCTGGCATACACTGGCAACACGCCCAAcaaaagacacacacaacacattgaCACACTCCAGGCACAGGTCAAGAGTCTCCAGCAGCAGCTGGCT GATGCTGAGAGGCAACATAGAGAGGTGGTTTCAATTTATCGAACTCATCTTCTAAGTGCTGCACAG ggtCACATGGATGAAGACGTCCAAGCAGCCTTGCTGCAGATTATCCGAATGAGGCAGCAGTTTGTGTGCTAA